The following are encoded together in the Bos javanicus breed banteng chromosome X, ARS-OSU_banteng_1.0, whole genome shotgun sequence genome:
- the GABRE gene encoding gamma-aminobutyric acid receptor subunit epsilon — translation MSTKVLLILMGTLVILPCIEGPQVESEEGSSGSDDKVYGPKPQPPEKELSSEEIKPTAVGTHKKLGKMPTATEILDGIFHNYDYKLRPGIGERPTVVTVELSVNTLGPLSIMDMEYTIDITFCQTWYDERLRFNGSFESFVLSGNLVSLLWVPDTFFRNSKRTYEHSITMPNQMVRIHKDGKVLYTIRMTIEAGCSLHMLKFPMDSHSCPLSFSSFSYPENDLIYKWENFVLKINESNSWKLFQFDFTGVSNTTETVTTLAGDFIVMTLYFNVSRRFGFVAFHNYVPSSVTTMVSWISFWIKKESAPARTSLGITSVLTMTTLGTFSRKNFPRVSYITALDFYIAICFVFCFCALMEFAVLNFLTYNRTAPRGSPILRHPRATIRVRIPVVEHPEAFVCDIEDSEEEELGESEEDEGPSCPARQAARPSRLQRSAGCSRWCDKYCCMVPTCDASSWQQGRLFIHVYRLDNYSRVIFPVTFFFFNVIYWLVCLNL, via the exons ATGTCGACCAAAGTTCTCCTGATCCTCATGGGCACGCTGGTAATCCTTCCGTG CATTGAAGGACCTCAAGTTGAATCAGAGGAGGGATCCTCTGGCAGTGATGATAAGGTCTATGGCCCTAAGCCCCAGCCTCCTGAAAAGGAACTCTCCTCTGAAGAAATAAAGCCCACTGCTGTTGGTACCCATAAGAAACTTGGCAAAATGCCAACAGCCACGGAAATCCTGGATGGCATCTTCCATAACTATGACTACAAACTGCGCCCTGGCATTGGAG AGAGACCCACTGTGGTCACTGTCGAACTGTCTGTCAACACCCTTGGGCCTCTCTCTATCATGGACATG GAATACACCATTGACATCACCTTCTGCCAGACTTGGTATGATGAACGCCTTCGTTTCAATGGCAGCTTTGAGAGCTTTGTTCTGAGTGGCAACTTGGTGAGCCTGCTGTGGGTCCCAGACACCTTTTTTAGGAATTCTAAGAGGACCTATGAGCACTCAATCACCATGCCCAACCAGATGGTCCGCATCCACAAGGATGGCAAGGTGTTGTACACCATCAG GATGACCATTGAGGCTGGATGCTCACTCCACATGCTCAAATTTCCAATGGACTCTCACTCTTGCCCTCtgtctttctctagct TTTCCTATCCTGAGAATGACCTAATCTACAAGTGGGAAAATTTCGTGCTTAAAATCAATGAGAGTAATTCCTGGAAGCTCTTCCAGTTTGACTTTACGGGAGTGAGCAACACGACTGAAACTGTCACAACCCTGGCTG GTGATTTCATAGTCATGACACTTTACTTCAACGTGAGCAGGCGGTTTGGCTTTGTGGCCTTTCATAACtatgttccttcctctgtgacCACAATGGTCTCCTGGATTTCCTTTTGGATCAAGAAAGAGTCTGCTCCAGCCAGGACTTCTCTAG GGATCACCTCTGTACTCACCATGACCACTTTGGGCACCTTCTCGCGGAAGAATTTCCCACGTGTGTCCTATATCACAGCCTTGGATTTCTACATCGCCATCTGCTTcgtcttctgcttctgtgctcTGATGGAGTTTGCTGTGCTCAACTTCCTGACCTACAACCGGACGGCGCCTCGTGGTTCTCCCATACTTCGCCAT CCTCGTGCCACGATCCGTGTCCGCATCCCTGTCGTTGAGCATCCGGAAGCTTTTGTGTGCGACATTGAGGACTCTGAGGAGGAGGAGTTGGGGGAGAGTGAGGAAGATGAAGGCCCATCCTGCCCAGCCCGGCAGGCCGCCAGGCCAAGCCGCCTCCAGCGCTCTGCTGGCTGCAGCAGGTGGTGCGATAAGTACTGCTGCATGGTCCCCACTTGTGACGCCAGCAGCTGGCAGCAGGGCCGCCTCTTCATCCATGTCTACCGCTTGGATAACTACTCGCGAGTGATTTTCCCGGTCACCTTCTTCTTCTTCAATGTGATCTATTGGCTTGTTTGCCTTAACCTGTAG